A genomic window from Fusarium oxysporum Fo47 chromosome VIII, complete sequence includes:
- a CDS encoding GPI-GlcNAc transferase complex, PIG-H component-domain-containing protein — MLSTSPRLLIRHPSPTTAEFTVTTLRPIPPALHTLLIISRILLSIFALLLLHARLTLHPLFAYAPPSLLKIIPASYLRAPTSTAALAQNIPLSVLVPASIAVLWLSSRRGYASESILVMRGLGVQTSESPGSYLAGTATRFIPTEKIQDILVNEAFLGFEVRYYLIVIVEGEDDVVVVFPGLLPRRKIVEEVWRGVRRCLYEQRGEDKSLG, encoded by the coding sequence ATGCTCTCAACATCGCCCCGTCTTCTCATTCGACATCCCTCTCCAACAACCGCCGAATTCACAGTCACGACTCTCCGGCCGATACCACCGGCTCTACATACACTACTTATCATCTCTCGAATTCTCCTCTCGATCTTCGCCCTTCTTCTACTCCACGCGCGCCTGACTCTACATCCTCTCTTTGCCTACGCCCCTCCCTCTCTCCTCAAGATCATACCAGCTTCATACCTCCGTGCACCAACTTCGACAGCGGCCCTTGCGCAAAACATACCATTATCTGTCCTCGTTCCCGCGAGTATAGCTGTGCTATGGCTATCCAGTCGAAGAGGCTACGCCAGCGAGAGCATTCTTGTCATGAGAGGCTTGGGTGTACAGACTAGTGAAAGTCCAGGGAGTTATCTTGCTGGTACAGCGACGAGGTTCATACCAACCGAGAAGATCCAAGACATTCTTGTCAATGAAGCGTTTCTCGGGTTTGAGGTAAGATACTACCTCATTGTTATAGTTGAGGGCGAGGATGACGTGGTGGTTGTATTTCCAGGCTTGTTACCACGACGAAAGATTGTGGAAGAAGTTTGGAGGGGTGTTCGGCGGTGTTTGTATGAGCAAAGAGGAGAGGATAAATCACTGGGCTAA
- a CDS encoding pseudouridine synthase DEG1, whose protein sequence is MSAESNYQSWTKNGLIQKVKELEAELRNRPAPGPEPKPEIQPENEEGDEAKRTKPKGKRKMDPSKYSTRYIALKLAYLGKNYGGFEFQAMANAPSIEEELWNALTKACLIFPEDERIVDFDCCEYSKCGRTDKGVSAFGQVIGLRVRSNRPLPKKRRRLSEAGEAMVVDEQAGENAEEEPVEETPSFDDIKDELQYPRLLNRVLPPDIRILAWCPSPPPDFSARFSCRERQYRYFFTQPAFTPEPSAGGARNGWLDIEAMREAAKRYEGEHDFRNFCKIDPGKQITNFVRTIYEADIEEVKDVSSALPYLSGSQYVPAGGLPNDGTVYPKVYSFNVRGSAFLWHQIRHMVAVLFLAGQKLETPDVVTTLLDVEANPCKPNYVMADEVPLVLWDCIFPGLDAAPVDPAAKKTDGLDWVYLADDPALSKPGPFGVMDGMWAYWRERKLDELLSNQLLQMVSTQRSKDPSRHVTRPEPSGKQANSVVVYEGGNGGRMGGRYVPLLQKVKLQSPEEQNERYAIRKGYASSEDMRNQKGIGKRKVDEAMDE, encoded by the coding sequence ATGTCTGCAGAGTCGAATTATCAGTCATGGACCAAAAACGGTCTCATTCAGAAAGTCAAGGAACTTGAGGCTGAACTCAGGAATCGACCTGCTCCAGGGCCAGAACCAAAACCTGAGATTCAGCCTGAGAATGAAGAGGGAGATGAGGCCAAGAGGACAAAACCAAAGGGGAAGAGAAAGATGGATCCCAGCAAATACTCCACACGATATATCGCCTTGAAACTTGCATATCTGGGCAAGAATTACGGTGGCTTTGAGTTTCAGGCCATGGCCAACGCTCCATCGATTGAGGAGGAACTGTGGAATGCTCTCACAAAAGCATGCCTCATCTTTCCCGAAGATGAACGGATTGTCGATTTTGACTGCTGCGAGTATTCAAAGTGCGGTCGCACAGACAAAGGAGTCAGCGCCTTTGGCCAAGTCATCGGCCTTCGAGTTCGAAGCAACAGGCCCCTACCCAAAAAGCGAAGACGTCTAAGTGAAGCAGGCGAGGCAATGGTCGTTGACGAACAAGCGGGAGAGAacgcagaagaagaacccGTGGAGGAGACACCATCTttcgatgatatcaaggatgagCTTCAATATCCTCGACTACTTAACCGTGTTCTACCCCCTGATATTCGCATCCTCGCCTGGTGCCCGTCTCCGCCACCAGACTTCTCCGCTCGTTTCTCATGTCGCGAGCGTCAATACCGATATTTCTTTACACAACCTGCTTTCACTCCTGAACCCAGCGCTGGTGGTGCAAGGAATGGTTGGCTCGACATTGAGGCGATGCGCGAGGCGGCTAAGCGCTACGAAGGCGAGCATGATTTCCGCAACTTTTGCAAGATCGACCCTGGAAAGCAGATCACAAACTTTGTTCGCACAATTTACGAGGCCGATATCGAAGAGGTCAAGGACGTCAGCTCAGCTTTGCCATATCTTTCTGGATCCCAGTATGTCCCTGCAGGAGGCTTGCCCAACGATGGCACCGTGTACCCCAAGGTGTACTCGTTCAACGTCCGAGGGTCCGCGTTCTTGTGGCACCAGATTCGTCACATGGTTGCTGTACTCTTCCTTGCAGGTCAGAAGTTGGAGACACCTGACGTTGTGACGACTCTGCTCGACGTTGAAGCCAACCCCTGCAAGCCTAACTATGTCATGGCAGATGAAGTGCCCCTAGTGCTCTGGGACTGCATCTTCCCTGGTCTAGATGCTGCCCCCGTTGACCCCGCGGCGAAGAAGACCGATGGCCTTGACTGGGTGTACCTTGCAGATGACCCTGCGCTTAGCAAGCCTGGTCCCTTTGGTGTCATGGATGGTATGTGGGCGTATTGGCGGGAGCGCAAGTTGGACGAGTTGCTCTCGAACCAATTATTGCAAATGGTGTCTACACAGCGCAGCAAAGATCCCTCGAGGCATGTCACTCGTCCTGAGCCCTCGGGCAAGCAGGCGAACAGTGTAGTTGTCTACGAGGGTGGCAACGGTGGTCGCATGGGTGGCCGCTACGTGCCATTGCTGCAAAAAGTTAAACTGCAGTCTCCTGAAGAGCAGAATGAGAGATATGCTATCAGAAAGGGGTATGCTAGTTCAGAAGATATGCGAAACCAGAAGGGCATTGGAAAGCGAAAGGTAGATGAGGCCATGGATGAGTAG
- a CDS encoding P-loop containing nucleoside triphosphate hydrolase protein codes for MDPEVIKILLVGDEKCGKTTFLSRLSAGEKANPIPMLRDMDQPFIFGIQTGAKKFQFEFFDTSCPDNWRTLDPDAIVICYDISQRLSLINMQRYWKDEIKRSFQRIDTLPLIILGLKRDLRSEQDPNGIIYPQEGYQVAQTLRADRYVECSAVTGELLKLAFEDLCKTAMTLTTGADSQSASTCAVL; via the exons ATGGACCCCGAGGTGATCAAGATTCTCCTTGTAGGCGATGAAAAGTGCGGCAAGACAACCTTTCTCTC CCGACTCAGTGCAGGTGAAAAAGCCAACCCGATTCCCATGCTCCGTGATATGGATCAACCTTTCATCTTCGGTATTCAGACAGGAGCCAAAAAGTTTCAATTCGAGTTCTTCGACACATCATGTCCTGATAACTGGAGGACCCTTGACCCTGATGCCATTGTCATTTGTTACGACATCAGCCAACGATTGAGTTTGATCAATATGCAGAGATAT TGGAAAGACGAAATCAAGAGATCGTTTCAACGCATCGACACCCTTCCCCTTATCATCCTTGGGCTGAAGCGTGATCTGAGATCGGAGCAAGATCCAAACGGAATTATATATCCGCAAGAAGGATACCAGGTTGCGCAAACTCTGCGAGCTGATCGATATGTTGAGTGTTCGGCAGTTACGGGTGAATTGTTGAAACTGGCGTTTGAAGATTTGTGCAAGACGGCGATGACTCTGACAACGGGCGCAGACAGCCAGAGCGCAAGCACATGCGCAGTATTATGA
- a CDS encoding RNA polymerase Rpb4-domain-containing protein encodes MKILEAQSAVLTNYEVYQHVSEQRERYKNAKRRGPPNLETVVRELLQYLRTNPGPLSQEPLPYTEGCISTLLERLRPYNLAKGEVVMIINLRPASVAALNTVVEEMSERFNEEQQESMVNIIAEVLGQFPAAEEGAEEEGADVSMNDAAA; translated from the exons ATGAAGATTCTTGAGGCACAATCGGCTGTTCTCACAAATTACGAGGTGTATCAGCACGTATCAGAGCAGCGCGAACGATACAAAAATGCCAAGCGTCGTGGTCCCCCAAATCTCGAGACGGTAGTTCGCGAA CTCCTCCAATATCTTCGCACAAACCCTGGTCCTCTAAGCCAAGAACCCCTCCCCTATACTGAGGGATGCATATCCACGCTTCTAGAACGCTTACGGCCTTACAACCTCGCAAAGGGTGAAGTCGTCATGATCATCAACCTGCGCCCCGCCTCGGTCGCTGCTCTCAATACTGTTGTTGAGGAGATGTCTGAGCGATTCAACGAGGAGCAGCAGGAATCCATGGTCAATATCATCGCAGAAGTCCTTGGCCAATTCCCTGCTGCGGAGGAGGgtgctgaggaagagggcgCTGATGTTTCTATGAACGACGCCGCTGCCTGA